The Salmo salar chromosome ssa02, Ssal_v3.1, whole genome shotgun sequence genome segment aagagccaagatgaacaacaacttgtcagacaggccacttcctgttcagaatcttctcaggtttttgcctgccatatgagttctgttatactcacagacaccattcaaacagttttagaaactttagggtgttttctatccaaagccaataattatatgcatattctagttactgggcaggagtagtaaccagattaaatcgggtacgttttttatccggccgtgtcaatactgccccctagccctaacaggttaaacaaatccaaatatattttatatttgagattcttcaaagtagccaccctatgccttgatgacagctttgcacactcttggcattctctcaaccagcttaatgaggtagtcacttggaatgcatttcaattaacaggtgtgccttgttaaaagttaatttgtggaatttctttccttcttaatgcgtttgagccagttgtgttgtgacaaggtaggggtggtatacagaagatagtcctatttggtaaaagaccaagtccataatattatggcaagaacagctcaaataagcaaagacaaacgacaatccggaatatttcaagaactttgaaagtttcttcaagtgcagtcgcaaaaaccatcaagcgctatgatgaaactggctataATGAGCATCGccagaggaaaggaagacccagagttacatctgctgcagaggataagttcattagagttaactgcaccccagattgcagcccaaataaatgcgtcacagagttcaagtaacagacacatctcaatgtcaactgttcagaggagactgcgtgaataaggccttcatggtcgaattgctgcaaagaaaccactactaaaggacaccaataagaagaagagaaattgcttgggccaagaaatacgagcaatggacattagaccggtggaaatctgtcctttggtctgatgagtccaaatgtgcgatttttggtctttgtgagatgcagagttggTGGACtgatgatcttcgcatgtgtggttcccatcgtgaagcatggatgaggaggtgtgatggtgtgggggtgctttgctggtgacactgtcagtgatttctttagaattcaaggctaacttaaccagcatggctaccacagcattctgcagcaatacgccatcccatctggtttgcacttagtgggtcTAGAAttttgtttttcagcaggacaatgacccaacacacctccaggtgtaagggctatttgatgaaGAAGGAGAGTCatggagggctgcatcagatgacctggcctccacaatcacccaacctcaacccaattgagatggtttgggatgagttggaccacagagtgaaggaaaggcagccaacaagtgctcagcatatgtgggaactcattcaagactctttgaaaagcattccaggtgaagctggttgagagaatgccaagagtgtgcaaagctgtcatcaaggcaaagggtggctactttgaagaatctcaaatataaatatgtttagatttgtttaacactttttttggttactacatgattccatatgtgttatttcatagttttgacgtcttcactattattctacaatgtaaaaataaagaaaaacccttgaatgagtgcgtgtgtccaaacttttgactggtactgtactgtatatataacatAAAAACACTGTTGACAAGTAGCATATGGTATAAtagaatgttttgccttgtgtggtaggttttgtgggttttgacactcttgtgtaggtgtcataaccagccataaaataactactgtggtatgtcttgtgggttttcacactcttatgtaggtgtcataaccagccataaaataacacaatatacgTCACAACaggtttatatatattttatcatgacagtgttatgatcaTATTATACcaggttatgtcagctgttattacatattatgacatggttatgaccgtgtcttaacctgttatgacgctgggtgtcaaataaagtgttacctatcATGTTTTATGTATTATATTGCTATTGGTGATTTTTATTTATAATAAAGTTGTGGGATGTAGCCtgttacacacacctggcatgtGGCTGGAAGATAATTCATAAAACGTCCATGTGTGATTCTGATTGTGGTGATGCCGTGCATAGATTGCAACAATTGCATAGAAATGATCGTACGGCAATGTGATGATGCAGTCTGTTTGCATGCAGTCTGAGTTCTCTTTCTCTTGGAGCTTCATCCCCTCACACTCTCCCTTTCTCAACTGTCTGTAAACTGACTCTTTCTTTAAGCTCAGTTGTCCCCTGTGAACGTTTTATGCTGCTCTCTGAACCACCCTTAtccctgtgactgtgtgtgtggcagcTGTCACGGCTCTCTCATTAGCTGTCAGAGAGCTGTGCCcctgagtctgtgtgtatctgttctTCTGGAGTGGATCTCTGCCAGGCTCGGCTGAGGCTCAGCTCTGGGATCCCTTACAGACAGACCTCACTGCCTTCCAGACAGACCTCACTGCCTTCCAGACAGACCTCACTGCCTTCCAGACAGACCTCACTGCCTTCCAGACAGACCTCACTGGCTTGCTGATGAAAACAAACAGCATGCAGGGATCAGTGACTGATCAGCATGCTGCTCTACCTTGATACTTCCTAGGCTCTATCTATTGCAGGACTACAGCACAGCAAGCAGGATGGCAGTTAATGCATTTAATGTGACCAACTAGTTAAGGCTGgaagtctgtctctgtgtgtgtgactataaCAACAAATGAAAAAGTAAATGATACCCATCAGTCTCCCTGAATCTTGCATTTCCAATtgtagcccagtgtgtgtgtgtgcgtgcgcatgcatGGGTGTGTTGACACATCAGGCTTCTCTTCTTTATGGCTACGTTTAGACAGGCATCCCAATTCTGATCTTATTTTCACTAATTGGTAGTTGTATCATATAGATCAGCTCTGAATAAGATCTGATGTGGAAAGATCTGAAATGATTGGTCAAAAGGCCAACTGGGGCAAAAAattgaattgggctgcctgtctaaacacagcctATTAGGCCCTAAGTGAATGTGAGAGCTGATGAGTGTTGGCTGCTGAGTAGAGGAGCTAATTGTCTTGCTGTATTCAGTAATGGAGGTCAGGGGGCCTCAAGGGGCCCCACCAGGGCCAAGCCTGTTAACCTCCCAGGTCTGCTGATCACAGCGCTCCACTGCTCTAGTCCAACGCCATGACATCCATTTACTCAgctttctctcttccttcctccctctctctctttctgcctgctTCAATGCAGCTATatactgagctgagctgagctaaAGCCAAAAAACAAAGACACCCGCTAAGAGGATAGAAATATGGTGTTGAGCCAATATACACAGGAGTGCCAACATACACAGAATTAGCCAACGGACACGCAACACACAGCTCTTTCCAAACATGCATTGATTATTCAATCTAGACTTGTTTGAGCATGAAGGAAGAGTCATACGCCCCAAAAGGGAATACATGATACCCTCTCTTACCTACCATCCatgtctctttcttccctctccctgttctctcttaCCTAACATCCATGTttcttccctctccctgtcctctcttacCTAACATCCatgtctctttcttccctctccctgtcctctcttacCTAACATCCATGTCTttcttccctctccctgtcctctctcttacCTACCATCCatgtctctttcttccctctccctgttctctcttaCCTAACATCCATATCTTTCTTCCTTCTTCCTGTCCTCTCTTACCTACCATCCatgtctctttcttccctctccctgtcctctcttacCTAACATCCatgtctctttcttccctctccctgtcctctcttacCTAACATCCatgtctctttcttccctctccctatcctcctTGATTCTGATTAAGGCAACTTATGTTTTTCACTTTTAATTGTGAGGTAGTCACACCTATTTCTCTTCTAATACACTCCTGGTCCTCAATTGTCCCCCATCTAGAGGAGCTGAGCCCTGTAAGAAGCGTGTTCATCTGACCAGCTGTGTGGAGGACCTCCGCCCCCCTGCAGACCCTGACAACCGGCCCTGCCTCCAACTGGACTCCTCTCTCAGCCGCTCTCTCTTCCACATCAATGAGGAACAGGCCCAGGGGGGGTCCAGACCTAGAGCTGGGGCAGGAGTTGTGGGAGCATCCAGAGGAGGGCTGGTCCAGGGGCCGGGGCGAGGCAGGTCAGGCAGCCCAGAGgagagggtggtggtggggatggaaGTAGGTGTCAGCCGTGCCCTGCAAGGGGCTGCCATGTTGGGGGGGGACCGGACTGACCACAGAGAGGCAATGTCCCTGTCCCTCTTCAACATCCCTAACGTTGTGAACTCCGAGCACAGCTCCGCTCTGGAGGCGGACGATCTGCTTCTGGGGGAGCCACCAATCATCATGGAGGGGGAGTATCATTCCCATGGGGTCCATCACACAATTGACTGGGGGAACCACCAATCATCTTAGAGGGGGAGTGTCATCGACCACGTAGCGCCCTTCAGAAGATGGACTGTCCTGCCCATCACACAATAGACTATGGTCCTGCTTACTTCTCACACCCACCTCCGTTAGGACATTATAGATAATTATGAGGACATCACAGGACTCACCAGCCTTATATAGAGTTGTGTGAACCGAATTCATGGAGGTTCAAATAAGTCCTAATCTAACATTCTGTGTTGTGCCAGTCATGTACAGTGCAAGGTCTCCTAATTAGGCTGTGGTTCCAGCTTCTCACACCACCTCCATTGTGAGGACATTCTGGATTATTCTGGATCCTCCTACAGTAACTGTACCTCCTGACATTTTCATTCTGTTCAGATTTGGTTCAGGCTGAAATACTGTACAGTCAAAATATATAAACATTTAATGTTAATTAACAATACAGAGTTAAATATAGATATGTGATATGCGCTACTTTTCTAATCTTTATGTCAACAAGGTTGCCCACGCAGAGCCAGAACTTGTGACGTCACATCTCAACACTAAACTGGAAGTTCAGCTTCATCAAGTTGCTTTAgaatgtttttgtgtttttttttatttaactaggaagtgagttaagattttttttaaatttacaatgacagcctaccccggccaaatcctcccctatcccaattgtgcgccgcactatgggaccCCCAATGACGGCCTGTTCTGAAACATCTGGTATTGAACCCggaactgtagtgacgcctctagcactgcaatgctgcGCCACTCGGCCCCCCCGTATATTGGCGGAAGCCTTGCAGGAATCAGATAAAGGGATGACGACAACAGAAGAGGTAAGGAGAATTTGATGCAACAACCAAAATGCACCAGAAAGGCAAGACTCTTCTCTTGGGTTTCCAATTCAACAGCAGTCTGAATGTTGTTCTTGTTCAGTACTAATCGTAGCACACCTGTTCCTCACTATAAACTGTTATAGACAACTTTTTATATACCATGTGTTGCTCCTGTCAATGCTTTACCTACATGTCATATCAGTCTCGTCTGCCAAGTCTATAGAAGGTTGTGACTAAATAAAACTAAACTTagcaaagataatttgtaaaaatccaaataacttcacagatattcattgtaaacactgtttcccatgcttgttcaatgaaccataaacaattaatgaacatgcacctgtggaacggtcatgaagacaataacagcttacagacggtaggcaattaaggtcacagttatgaaaacttaggacactaaagaggcctttctactgactctgaaaacaccaaaagaaagatgcccagggtccctgctcatctgcgtgaacatgccttaggcatgatgattgcagatgtggccaggtcaataaattgcaatgtccgtactgtgagacgcctaaaacagcgctacagggagacaggatggacagctgatcgtcctcacagtggcagaccacgtgtaacaccaccTGTGCAGGATcggtacagtcgtggccaaaagttttgagaatgacacaaatattaatttccacaaagtttgctgcttcagtgtctttagatatttttgtcagatggaatactgaagtataaatacaagcatttcataagtgtcagaggattttattgacaattacatgaagttgatgcaaagagtcaatatttgcagtgttcaccattctttttcaagacctctgaaatccaccctggcatgctgtcaattaacttctgggccacatcctgactgatggcagcccattcttgtataatcaatgcttggagttttgtttgtccaccctcctccccagaccttaatgggattaaggtctggggagtttcctggccatggacccaaaatattgatgttttgttccccgagccacttagttatcacttttgccttatggcaaggtgctccatcatgctggaaaaggcattgttcgtcaccaaactgggagaagttgctctcggaggatgtgtttgtaccattctttattcatggctgtgttcttaagcaaaattgtgagtgagctcactcccttggctgagaagcaaccccacacatgaatggtctcaggatgctttactgttggcacgacacaggactgatggtagcgctcaccttgtcttctccggacaagcttttttccggatgccccaatcggaaaggggattcatcagagaaaaggcctttaccccagtcctcagcagtccaatccctgtaccttttgcagaatatcagtctgtccctgatgtttttcctggagagaagtggcttctttgctgcccttcttgacaccaggccatcctccaaaaagtCTTcgtctcactgtgtgtgcagatgcactcacacctgcctgatgccattcctgagcaagctctgtactggtggtgccccgatcccgcagctgaatcaactttaggagatggtcctggcgcttgctggactttcttgggcaccacCAAAGTGTGATTTTGAATAATTTGTTAGTCACCTTTGAGATGTTTCATCTTGTTACAaattcaaacacacacaggaaaaaaatatatacaaaaggtCCTTTATTTTTCTAACACACATTGAATAACTTAAAATAAATTCCAAATGATCAAGTATAAAAATACAAATCTACAAAAATAAATAACCTGATTGTTCAGCACAATGATGGGTTCCTCCTAAAGGGTGTGTGAGTTGGCTCTCAATTGCTTACAaatccaccctctcctcccctttatcagcactgaacaaaaaaaaaaaatgcttaaaTAGTGGAAGCTCATCATTAGGCTGGCTTTCGCCTGGTCAATTCTTTCAGATCAGACAAGGTGAGGACAGATTTGTAAGTAATTAGAATGAGCCCATGTCCCATGTTTCAGGTCCTCCAGCTGAAGCCCGGTCCGGAGCAGGGATAACCACTCCCTGTCTCTGAAGTTCTCTCAAGACGTCCAGGATAGAGTCCAGTTCCAGACGGAAGACCTCCAGCTCccgggtcttctcctgagccagCCTCCTCCAACGCTCCACCTCAGACTGCTGCTCAGCCTCCACCACCAGCCGAGTTTGACCTATCACCTGCAGGATGGCACCGTGGGCATGTGTTAATGTTCAGTGTTTGGTCATTGTGTGTTATTCAGTGTTCTTTCTGTGGGTGGATTTACCTGCAGCTGCTCtttcttcgtgtgtgtgtgtgtgtgtgtgttcacctgctgGAGCTCTTTCTCCCTCTGAGTGTGTCGTAGCTCCATGCTGTGGATCTTTCTCTCCAGGCTAGTGAAGTGTCGGAGCTCTGGGCTGTGGCACTCCTTGGCCTGCTTCAGCTCCTCCAACAGCCTTGTCAGCTAAAGAGATGAAACAAGCATTAATGTTGTGCTTTTCCCGGGAAACAGTCACCTTGTGTTGTTTCCTTGCTATGACACTTCAAGTACTGTGATAATGAGTATTGTGACAACACTAGTGTGTTGATGACGTTGAGGACGATAAATGTGATCTGAATCCCAAGTACCTGGTTCTGTAGGGTGTCCTCCCTCAGCTTGGACACAGCCAGAGCATCTTTGGTCCCCTGCAGTTCCTTCACCTGGTCTCGCAAATGCTGCACCATGATCTGAAGGTTCATAAAAACAAACCCATTTATCCAGTTGATACGTTATACCTGGAACACTAATAACTCAATACCAATAACTTTCAGTTGACATGTGATTGGTCCATTGTGAGCCTTTACCTCCTGCGCAGTCACCTGATTGGTCAGTTCGGCCACTTTAGAGGAGGAGTGGGCAAGGGCGTGGCCGGTAAGCAGGCGCTCCAGCTCCCTCTGATGGTCAGCCCTGAGAGAGGACACCTGCTCTGCTGAATGCTGCTGTACCCTGCAGGACAGGTAGATACACCACCATAAATCATATAGCATCCTCTAACCCAGCGCTCCAGAGGGGTAGCTACGATGTTAGCTAGATTTACTCAAtgttttctaaagctagccaaTCTTCAGTTAgtttcacattccagctcaggcttcatccgTATGACGGATATTGCTCGTCCGCCTGCCaccaactctagcaggcttgtaactgtGTGCATGTTGCACGTGGCTAGCCAAACGctgaactcttcattgagacaatgctgaaatatcaatccatgggcgagtcagtgccacattttTCATTTACGCCGAGATCAAAATGAAACAAAATTAATCAGGATATGGTgtaaaacaggcttttagaatgGTGCTACTAATTACCACAAACATGCAGTCAGACCAAACCACAAACAGGTACCCAAAACAACCACAAACAGGTACCCAAAACAACCACAAACAGGTACCCAAAACAACCACAAACAGGTACCCAAAACAACCACAAACAGGTACCCAAAACAACCACAAACAGGtacccaaaacaacaaaaaccacCCAAATGATCAGTTCAGGTTCACGTTTCGATGTCAATAATGGCTTGGTCGACTGTGTATTTTAGTGACGCTGATTATCATTCATATGGTGAGGTCATGAAACAGTCAGGCCAAGCTGCTACTAAACCTCTGCTGCCTTCCCCATTTAACACAACGGGTTTTGTATTTTCACTACGAcctacaaacacgcacacactttCCCGTTGAACTCATCTTTTTTTTATCAAATCCACAGGACATCAAACAATAGAGGTAAGACCGGTATAGATTGAGACATGACATGTAGTATTTTCATGTCTTAGTAAAGGCTTTTCATATTCAAATTCGAAAATCCTGTTCAGATTTCTCACAAAATCAAGCTTCTCTCTAAAATGTCAACAGAGCACAGTGTATACCAAGCTTttcattttaaaatcattttacatttaattcagcttGTGTAATGCTAATTTTGCGGCCCGCGGAAGCAATTATCCTCCTTTATTGAGATTACCTGTGATTAGTATGTAAATCGGTTTGTCCTGTCTGTTGACGCATACAGATGTTGGTACAAGGTGCTGCCAACACCAGATGGCCAGGGACGCTGTCTGCGTTCcgaatggcaacctattccctttaatgtgcgctgcttttgaccagagcggtTTTAGGTACTTTTGGGGTGATTAGAAGTGCCGTCTTTATTTGATTACTTATCATTAATGCTGTctttggtgtgcttatcaatGCATGAGCACCTTTCCCCCCCACTCCTATTGATAAAATCATTGTATTTACCAACATTTTACTGTGCATGAAGTTTCA includes the following:
- the LOC106579439 gene encoding melanocortin-2 receptor accessory protein 2A gives rise to the protein MSEFNHSNLSGGNAADPDYKWTYEYYDDDEPVSFEGLKAHRYSIVIGFWVGLAVFVIFMFFVLTLLTKTGAPHPEGAEPCKKRVHLTSCVEDLRPPADPDNRPCLQLDSSLSRSLFHINEEQAQGGSRPRAGAGVVGASRGGLVQGPGRGRSGSPEERVVVGMEVGVSRALQGAAMLGGDRTDHREAMSLSLFNIPNVVNSEHSSALEADDLLLGEPPIIMEGEYHSHGVHHTIDWGNHQSS